TAGGCCGCTTCGAGGGCATCCTTCACTTCCCACACCGCGACTTCGCGGAAGTCGATGGGGCCGATGCGCGTCCGCAGCGTGTCGAAGCCCATGTGCCTGTTGGCGATTCTCTCAAGTGCTGCATCGCGCGATGGGGGGATGGCCTGCTCTTCGGAGTGTTCTTCGGAGGCGCTACGCGCCTCGGGGGTGTCTGTCATGGCTTTTTCTGGCGCGCTTGCTCGC
The Myxococcus xanthus genome window above contains:
- a CDS encoding DUF6900 domain-containing protein gives rise to the protein RASAPEKAMTDTPEARSASEEHSEEQAIPPSRDAALERIANRHMGFDTLRTRIGPIDFREVAVWEVKDALEAAYQAGLDAAGSTRVAAPKQLESRRNPSAQ